A window of Daucus carota subsp. sativus chromosome 2, DH1 v3.0, whole genome shotgun sequence genomic DNA:
TTCTATGAAGGAGAGTAAATAGGTCGAGGATGCAAATTTTTCCATCTTACTTACGATTGACACTCTATTCATTTGTACAACTTACAGCCAAATTACAGAATAAACATATCCATAAACCACGTCAAAAGGAATGTCTTGCGCAGTCCTGTAGGAGGGTAAGTAACAAACTGACTAAATGATCTTGTACCACTAACATAAGTCACTTATTTGTTCATAGAAACGATTAAATACCGTGATACAAAAATCACTTCTTACTGGAATCCTGAGAGTCATAAGATGATAAAGCAGTAAATGTAGtggatataaaatataaatatataccttAATGACATTTTGGTGGTGCAGACGACTCAAAAGGGTAACTTCTCTTGTGAACTGCTTCTCTAACCGAGCTCCAAGTGATCCATCGTCGATATCATCTGGTACCCTAATCATTTTTACAGCAACAGATTCATCCTTGTAACACCCATGGTAAAGTTGACTATGCGCCCCATGAGCAAATCTAAGCCCAATAAATAGCTTAGAGAGATCAACCATCCATTCATCAGCTGATTCGACAGAGGTAACCTTACCGCCACCATGATCAAAAAACTTTGTCCATGCCGACTCCTTTTTGCTCTTcagcttatcataaattttcATAGAAGAGAAGTGCTTTAGCGACTTGGGGGAATGGTTAGTATCAGGGGCCCTTTTTGCAAGAGAATCTTTAGGGGTTGCCTTTCCCGATCCTCTTCTTACGGGATGTGGAGTTGAGAATCGCTTCCTATCAGACCTCGCTTCCTTAAAAGTATCTGAGAGTTTGGTTTCAGGGAGAGGCGATGCAGCCCTAggtttatttgttctatgattgAGCTGAATCTGATTACCACCTGATCCATTTGCGGGTCTTGTTTGAAGACCGGAAGCTCTGTCCGAATGAGATGCCAAACTGCTAGAGTCTATGGCAAATTTGCCAGAGTCCAGGCGATGATAAATGGTGTGAGAAAAATTTGTTCTTCTGATCCAAGAAGACTCTTCCCCCATTATCGCAATGGagatacaaaatcaaaattttccttAAACTAATCAAAGCTCTCTATAAGCTATTCTTCCCAAATCCATAACTAAAAAAGACATCAAACCATCGAGCCGAGGTAATGTAAAGATGGTCACCTGTCAATAGATACCACAAAAAACCTCAAGTTTCTAACATAAACACATGATCATACCCTAACCCAAAAGCGCAGACTAAGACTGATACCAGTCTCCAACCTTCAACTTTTACCAAAAATTCATGAAAAATCCAAACTATAAGCAATCAGAATAATGatcattcaaaatcatacacATGCAAGAGCCACAAAACCCAGTAATATCCCATCAAACACAAACTATATTATCAGCCCTACAAAACCTCATTACAATCAATCACCCCTTTTAGTCTCAAAGTCAAATACCACCTTCTTTAAAAACCTAGAAACCCCACATacacaaacaaaaaaacaaaataaaatagttaTCTAACCCCCCAATTAAAAAAGGTACACAGTCACGAATTGAAATAAAAGAAACACCCATCATCATAAACCCCATTCGCAACACAACAAAAGTGTCAATTGCTTCAAATCAATCATACActtcaaaacaattaaaaactaaaaaacccattaattaaaataacaaaacacaCTTGTCATGCATACACAATACAAACTTACCCAAAGGGAAAATACTGCTACAGTTCTTGAGCAAAATCTAACACTTGTTCAGAGAAGAGTGAGTTCATGAGTTGATAGTATTAAGATAGATACATATAGTTGTGTGTATAGGCGTGATGAATACGGAGCGGTGTGATGATGTGGGCTGAAGTTTTGTTTGGAGCTAAAGGTGCTTAAAAGTCAAGAACAACGGAACACAAGAGTCACTTTCAAAGAATGAGTACGAAGTTGTTAGAATGACAAGCGATACTCGACGAAACATGTGTGTGTATAAAAAATAAGGTTTTTATTATGTGATACGGTTGCACGGATATTTTAAGTTTATTCCTCTGTTGTAGttagagatgcacaaaagatctgttcgggccagatccagaccgggccaaaaaaatccggatttttttcaaaccagatcgggccgggcttttttaaaaatcgggccgggccgggccgggctttCCCAAAAATATTAGGCccggtttagttataaaaagcccggatttttcaaaaatccggattttatccgggtttttttgaaaatattaggcctgttttaggccctcgggccgggccgggccgggccgggtttttttcggatcggatttttcagatttttttccagatcggatcagatcggatttcagatttcagattttttgaacatctctagTTGTAGTGTTGCTTTGGTTTCAATTTTGTTTTGTGGGATGGAATATATTTCCACCCATTACCAAAGAATTATGTACAGCTTTGGTACGCGTCCCTGTTATATCCATCCGTTACTCCCATTTTCTTTCCGATTTttcatgatatatattttaaattttttataaaatgtagTTTGTAAATTagtttcaactttttaattaaatatttaacatttttatagaaagtaatattcaaaataattatagtattatattttataaggagATTGAAAATGCTTGTTAGTCTCATCTTCGAGATAAACAATTTAGATGGACCGAGAgaataattattatgtttttgaatatatgatgactttttgacacaagctgatgtttgattttttatcaaaaaatcatcTAATAcctttttaagatttttattattgatatcGGGGCACTGAATTCTTTTTTGATAGTCGTATCTGTTAATCAGATTTGATATGATCTAGTttacatatttttgtaatttagaATTTTAACAGAGttcattatttgattttttactcttttttttgtcACGAGTTCGATTATTTGATTTGATATCACGGGTTGTGATGTGTTTATGAATTCAAGCCTTTATCCCCTTGATAATTATAAATGCGAAGGACTTCGATCCAATGATGTGATGATTTGCTAGTAGCTTGAGAGTTGAGAGACGGCAAATACCGTCGATTTAGCTAAAACTTGTACGCAATATAATCATATAACTTGGTTCACACTTAATCATTTTCCCCAAAAAGAAATTGGTTAATTCAtcattcaaaaattatatatgataaactTTTATCcggtattatatatgtgtgtgcaaGATTTAATGCATTACATTTTCACTTCTATATCAGTATAGTAAAtgactaaaatttattataagatttttacttttaaacttaatctaatgtaatatatattcggAATATTGTGTTGTAAAGTCCCGGATGAAAAAGAGGGATATCTCCGGCTGACAAGTTGGGCCTCAGTGCCAGTACTTCCCAACAACAAGGCCCGCTTTGAGCAATATTAAGACTCATGGGAGAGAAGACATCCGGCCCAGTAGAGATAAGAGTGAGCCCCGTTCTGATTGACAACAAGAAAAACCTCGAAACGTCGATGGGAAGAAATAAACTGGTAAACAGACAAGCCCCCAAACTTTACAGATCGGTTGTTGGGTCCACGGTCCACCCCCGCTCATAAACTACTCCGGCTTAATGGACCTGAATGAAAGCGAAGGTAAAAGGCTGGTAATCCAGATCTGCAATATGGGCTTTCGAAAAATGCATTTACCGTATTTTCAGTTATACCTTCGGAAGCCCACACTACCTAATAATGAAAATGAAAGTGTAATTGGCTGCTTCTTTTTTTCCCGGTTTGCACCTCTAAATTAAGAGGTCGTTTGTCCACGCTTTTCTATACCGCCGTGTTGTAACAGAATCACGAATGATATACTATATTCTTTTGTTCATTCAAACTCGTACCGGTGTTTTGTTGAGAATTTTGTTTCATCAAATCCATTCCTCAAACCCACAAAGTATGAGGATTTCATACCCAAATGAAAGGTGAGTATGAAACCTAGGTTTCAAGAAtcaacttttcttcttttattttcattattatttttatcatttcatgtaaattattgacacaaaatgaaattaatgactcaaaaaatatatagatattaattaaatgatattttaaattaattccaattaatAACTCGTAAATATTATGATGCAATCATATTCATTCCACCACTAAACCAAACATCTGATATTAGAAATGATACCTCAACTCCATATCAGCTTAACTTGATTcctcattccaaacccataccctctctccaaccaaacgaccctAAGTGAATTGGTTTGGGTTATAATTTAATACCCTCAAAACGATCTTACTTAACTTTACGTCAAGTAGTAAACTAATGATATGGCTCGTACTCGTTAGTGTATAATATATGTCGGGTCCGATTGAGTTGAAATTAGTAtgtaacatataataatatatcaaaaaaatcttaattttaagtcAAGTAGTAAACTAATAATATGATTCATCGGTGCATAATATATGTCGAGTTGGATCCTAATCCAACCTATTTAATtcatgattttaatatttaacacCATTCAAAAATTGGTTAAATAATATCGAGTGGGTCGGTTAAAAATAGAGACGGTTTAGGTCGGTTTAATCGATTTGGTTGGGTTTATGGGGCCCATGTCTCCCGACCCGAGTATTTTAGGTGCATCAAACCAAACCTTTACACATTACACCCATGAAGATAAGATTCGGGCGGATTGCGACTCTGGTCTAAAACACAATGCCTCGTAATTAAAATATGGGCCacataaataaatgaatttagaaaaaatatatagaaatatccaGTTTATGTAAGAACGCACGATAAATACTCGAGTTGtgaaaatgaaattaaatatataagtatataagtattattttgGTTTAGCTATCGAAGATCACAAAATTAGATCAGTACGAAAACATGATTCGATGGGTTTTCTTAACAACAATGATTAAGATAGATAAAACAAATCGCTACTGCTACTCTGCAGATTAGAGTCTCCTTGGCACTGACTAGGATGAAATTAATAATTACAAGTTGCGACTCGAATTAATAATGTTGGGACGAACTCATACAATAAtttaagggtttgtctagtgtgtgcccatgggcacatgctaagcacggaaACTCATAGATTTGGAGTGTttttattggtgtggttggtgtgaatgcggagggggccatcattattaaaggtGTGTGAGCCAATCAAAAAATGgaaaaactatcaaattttgtgcttattgtgtgcccatgggcacaccatagaaaaaccgataattTAAAGCAAACCTAATCAAGAACGATGGGGCATGCCGCTGAATgctgataatttattatattattcggGACACCTACGCGGCGCATTGCCTATGGTTTTAGTTTGGTTTATCATAAAAAGATGACACAGTGttgaattattttcttatttgattaatttattcCCTCACTAAGTACTTTCGTACTTTTTAATGTTTGTTTATTGTCAAAGCACTTCACTTAGCattaataaatttcattccAGAGTACCTTTAGCATCTTAAATTTGATTAAAGAACTTTCAACCAGTTGATAGTAGTAAAATATGGTACCACTAAATTAGGCGACAGAAGCATCTTGGTTGTTCGGACTTGAGCATGTCACATTTATTGTCAAATAAACAGAGGCACAATACTCCCGTCCtattaatatagaatatatttattataataaattataaattttaactgatatttaaatattcaataaggaaaattttatatattcgtCGGAACCATTGATATGGCCCTTGATTATGCTCACCGTCTGTATCCAAATGTGTACGAACACAAAATATACTTAATTCAAAGTACTAAATCCAAGCGGAATGGATTCTTTCTGTAGAATGTAGCGTCGGTTGacaaaataagttaaaaagTAAAATGTTATTAATATCCATCAGGTTTCAATAGTAAGGAGtaataaacttataaataatttaatatcgcTAAACTTTTAAAGTCCAGAGATTCCTAGTTAGAAACTCTCTGATACTCTCCCAGTACATCATATACTTCTGTACACATGAACAACTTAATCAAACAACCTTAACTGCAGCACACTGCACACTCGGCAACTTCTCTAGCAAATCCACCGTAAGCATAGACGCCTTTGGCCGCTGCGGCCGGCTCGCCAACACGGTGGTGGACATCAGCCGCGGAACGGTGGTTCTCCGTTCCGTGACCCTGAGCCACTTAGCTTGCATGTACCTGGTTTTTCTCCATGGTCCCAGGTGCATTTTCCTGTCCCTCATGCATTTCTTAGCAGCCGAACATAATATTGTGGTCAAGCTCATTAGTCTCTCAACTTTTCCCACAAACACTTCTGGAAGCTTACTCACTAGCTTGTTGTATTCTTCACTTGCTTTAGCCATCTCAAATTCACCGCGAAAATTCAATTCCACGATTACCCTCACCTGGCCTTTCTTTTGATCTGTATCCAGTACATCTACAAACGTGTGTTCCCCTGCACGCGGAAATTATTacaattataaaaacaaatatagaatggttgcatgaatatttaaattttaagtcaAATCAAatgacaaaatatataaataattattagccTCGTATGTTTTTTTCGCGAACACTTACCTGATGGCATATCGGGTAAGTTTTTCCACTTGGACTTGCAAATTGCTGAATCGAAGCCAGCGTTTTGAAGACAGCCACTAACTTGTTTCATAAGGCAACTTCGACAGCCACCGATCACCGGATTTTGGCAATTACATAAATTTCCGGAGACTTTAGCGTCACTCAATGCTTCTTTTGTGCAGTTTCTGATCTTTGATTCCACGGAACTTGTTCTATACAAGGTAGCCTGCAGATAATTTTGATCAGATAAATAGGCAAACTCCATGTTTTAGCTGTATAATAttgattagagcatctccaaccccaaaaacccttggctaaaatcATCTATGTGTCATCTAGGTGGCATCCAGATGGCACTTATAGAGATTATCTAAAAAGTATACAACTCCAACCATCCgccccttagcaaaaaaatatagccaaccatgtttggttggctatatttgtcgaatcaaGTGagcctttaggtataaatttacACAAGCACAATTATACATAACTCCATTGGAGCATGTACATGtccccttagcaaaaaatttacataatgagtttagccaatcaatatacccaaccattatacatattgctcttggagatgctcttagataaATATGTTACTGTGGAGTTTATAAACTTTTCGTTTTTTCGGAAAacaaaaagattcaagaattcgGACATTTACATGAGTCAATTTTATGTTTATACAAATGAGAATAAGCGTACCTGTAAAAGGTTGTGTTGATCTTCCCAAAATTTCTTGTTATCTTCAACCATCCTGCCGGAGTTTTCCACATCATCGTCTTCATCAAGCTGGCCTTCATTTTCGTGGCAAGTAATGTTCTCCGGCGATCCTTCACCTTCTTCGTGAAGAAACCCAAATACTGTATCAGACATGCTCAACGCTAGTTCACCT
This region includes:
- the LOC108205881 gene encoding serine/threonine/tyrosine-protein kinase HT1 isoform X2, coding for MGEESSWIRRTNFSHTIYHRLDSGKFAIDSSSLASHSDRASGLQTRPANGSGGNQIQLNHRTNKPRAASPLPETKLSDTFKEARSDRKRFSTPHPVRRGSGKATPKDSLAKRAPDTNHSPKSLKHFSSMKIYDKLKSKKESAWTKFFDHGGGKVTSVESADEWMVDLSKLFIGLRFAHGAHSQLYHGCYKDESVAVKMIRVPDDIDDGSLGARLEKQFTREVTLLSRLHHQNVIKFKGACRKPPVFCIITEYLSEGSLRAYLHKLEEILPLRKVVSMALDIARGMAFIHSQGVIHRDLKPENILINQDFQLKIADFGIACRDTSCDPLADDSGTYRWMAPEMIKRKSYSRKVDVYSFGLILWEMVAGNIPYEDMTPIQAAFAVVNKRKIRKWE
- the LOC108206280 gene encoding uncharacterized protein LOC108206280, producing the protein MAGVMARVPMSHRIFTSYNNRENVFQGELALSMSDTVFGFLHEEGEGSPENITCHENEGQLDEDDDVENSGRMVEDNKKFWEDQHNLLQATLYRTSSVESKIRNCTKEALSDAKVSGNLCNCQNPVIGGCRSCLMKQVSGCLQNAGFDSAICKSKWKNLPDMPSGEHTFVDVLDTDQKKGQVRVIVELNFRGEFEMAKASEEYNKLVSKLPEVFVGKVERLMSLTTILCSAAKKCMRDRKMHLGPWRKTRYMQAKWLRVTERRTTVPRLMSTTVLASRPQRPKASMLTVDLLEKLPSVQCAAVKVV